A DNA window from Actinomadura coerulea contains the following coding sequences:
- a CDS encoding SPFH domain-containing protein: MAEKKTSAARETGASRRSGVRAPSRRTAIVAAVLLVIVGWPVLSALFGGFERTGGGEIAVVRNGGFFDNNRIRQVIDPGSGRVWVGLYSQVHKYPAQQRFYTITSDAGKGDESGVDVVTVPSSDGVNMGIEGTLYFTLNQDHKALRQFDDKYGTRKFRSAGGDTYNVYDGDKGWSAFLDQIVRPVIDNDLRSQINSFRCAELVSSCALVQNSSAPRNVQTAGQQAQSNNGNIAKVQTAINTSLAADLEQTLGGKFVTNIHFNLVRITLPSKVQDAVDRAQAAFAQISEAQAKVASAKAEAAANKARQDGYNKCPTCARIEELKALPQGITVYAPGNPNGSLLRGR, from the coding sequence GTGGCCGAGAAGAAGACGTCCGCCGCCAGGGAGACCGGTGCGTCCCGGCGCTCCGGGGTGAGGGCGCCCAGCCGGCGCACCGCCATCGTCGCCGCCGTGCTGCTGGTCATCGTGGGATGGCCGGTGCTGAGCGCGCTGTTCGGCGGCTTCGAGCGCACCGGCGGCGGCGAGATCGCCGTCGTCCGCAACGGCGGGTTCTTCGACAACAACAGGATCCGGCAGGTCATCGACCCCGGATCCGGCCGCGTCTGGGTCGGGCTCTATTCGCAGGTCCACAAGTACCCCGCCCAGCAGCGCTTCTACACGATCACCTCGGACGCCGGGAAGGGCGACGAGTCCGGCGTGGACGTCGTCACCGTGCCGAGCTCGGACGGCGTCAACATGGGCATCGAGGGGACGCTGTACTTCACGCTCAACCAGGACCACAAGGCCCTCAGGCAGTTCGACGACAAGTACGGAACCCGCAAGTTCCGCAGCGCGGGCGGCGACACCTACAACGTCTACGACGGCGACAAGGGATGGTCGGCGTTCCTCGACCAGATCGTCCGGCCGGTGATAGACAACGACCTTCGCAGCCAGATCAACAGCTTCCGCTGCGCCGAGCTCGTCTCCTCCTGCGCCCTCGTGCAGAACTCCTCCGCGCCGAGGAACGTCCAGACCGCGGGGCAGCAGGCGCAGAGCAACAACGGGAACATCGCCAAGGTGCAGACCGCGATCAACACGAGCCTGGCCGCGGACCTGGAGCAGACGCTCGGCGGCAAGTTCGTCACCAACATCCACTTCAACCTGGTGCGGATCACGCTGCCGTCCAAGGTGCAGGACGCGGTGGACCGCGCGCAGGCCGCGTTCGCGCAGATCAGCGAGGCCCAGGCGAAGGTCGCCTCGGCCAAGGCGGAGGCCGCGGCCAACAAGGCCCGCCAGGACGGCTACAACAAATGCCCGACGTGCGCGAGGATCGAGGAGCTGAAGGCCCTCCCGCAGGGCATCACGGTCTACGCGCCCGGCAACCCGAACGGCTCGCTCCTGCGGGGCAGGTAG
- a CDS encoding acetyl/propionyl/methylcrotonyl-CoA carboxylase subunit alpha, giving the protein MRKVLIANRGEIAVRIARACRDAGLASVAVYAEPDLEALHVRVADEAFALGGRTAAESYLDIDKLLKIASESGADAVHPGYGFLAENADFAAAVQNAGLTWIGPPPAAITALGDKVQARHIAQRVGAPLVAGTADPVSGADEVVAFAREHGLPIAIKAAFGGGGRGLKVARTLEEVPELYESAVREAVGAFGRGECFVERYLDKPRHVETQCLADKHGNVVVVSTRDCSLQRRHQKLVEEAPAPYLSEEQLELLYSSSKAILKEAGYVGAGTCEFLVGQDETISFLEVNTRLQVEHPVTEEVAGVDLVREMFRVADGEEIGYGDPELRGHSIEFRLNAEDAGRGFLPAVGTLTAWHPPTGPGVRLDAGYEAGQTVPQEFDSLIAKLIVTGATRRQAVERSRRALSEFAIDGMPTVLPFHRAVLDDPAFVPADDETPFSVHTRWIETEFDNRIAPYEGPHAGEEDEGERERVTVEVGGRRIEVVLPAGLGASAAPAADRAAPARRRGAKKGGAAQASGDSLVSPMQGTIVKLLVEEGATVAAGDTIVVLEAMKMEQPLTAHKAGTLTGLSAEVGQTVSAGAVICEIKDS; this is encoded by the coding sequence GTGCGCAAAGTCCTGATCGCCAACCGCGGCGAGATCGCGGTCCGTATCGCCCGTGCCTGCCGCGACGCGGGGCTGGCCAGTGTGGCGGTGTACGCCGAGCCCGATCTGGAGGCGCTGCACGTTCGGGTCGCCGACGAGGCGTTCGCCCTGGGCGGGCGGACGGCGGCCGAGAGCTACCTGGACATCGACAAGCTGCTGAAGATCGCCTCGGAGTCGGGCGCCGACGCCGTCCACCCCGGCTACGGATTCCTGGCGGAGAACGCCGACTTCGCCGCGGCGGTGCAGAACGCGGGGCTGACCTGGATCGGTCCGCCGCCCGCCGCGATCACCGCGCTCGGCGACAAGGTGCAGGCCCGGCACATCGCCCAGCGGGTCGGCGCGCCGCTGGTCGCCGGCACCGCCGACCCGGTCTCGGGCGCGGACGAGGTCGTCGCGTTCGCGCGCGAGCACGGCCTGCCCATCGCGATCAAGGCCGCGTTCGGCGGCGGCGGGCGCGGCCTGAAGGTCGCCCGGACGCTGGAGGAGGTGCCCGAGCTCTACGAGTCGGCCGTCCGCGAGGCCGTGGGCGCCTTCGGGCGCGGCGAGTGCTTCGTCGAGCGCTACCTCGACAAGCCCCGGCACGTCGAGACGCAGTGCCTGGCCGACAAGCACGGCAACGTGGTCGTGGTATCCACCCGCGACTGCTCGCTCCAGCGGCGCCACCAGAAGCTCGTCGAGGAGGCGCCCGCGCCGTACCTGTCGGAAGAGCAGCTGGAGCTGCTGTACTCCTCCTCCAAGGCGATCCTGAAAGAGGCCGGGTACGTCGGCGCCGGCACGTGCGAGTTCCTCGTCGGCCAGGACGAGACCATCTCGTTCCTGGAGGTCAACACGCGCCTCCAGGTCGAGCACCCCGTCACCGAGGAGGTCGCCGGCGTCGACCTCGTCCGCGAGATGTTCCGCGTCGCCGACGGCGAGGAGATCGGCTACGGCGACCCCGAGCTGCGCGGCCACTCGATCGAGTTCCGGCTGAACGCCGAGGACGCCGGCCGCGGGTTCCTTCCCGCCGTCGGCACCCTGACGGCCTGGCACCCCCCGACGGGCCCCGGCGTCCGGCTGGACGCCGGCTACGAGGCCGGGCAGACCGTCCCGCAGGAGTTCGACTCCCTCATCGCCAAGCTGATCGTGACGGGCGCGACGCGGCGGCAGGCCGTCGAGCGGTCCCGCCGCGCGCTCTCCGAGTTCGCCATCGACGGCATGCCGACCGTCCTGCCGTTCCACCGGGCGGTGCTGGACGACCCGGCGTTCGTCCCGGCCGACGACGAGACCCCGTTCAGCGTCCACACCCGGTGGATCGAGACGGAGTTCGACAACCGGATCGCGCCGTATGAGGGTCCCCACGCGGGCGAGGAGGACGAGGGCGAGCGCGAGCGCGTCACCGTGGAGGTCGGCGGCCGCCGCATCGAGGTCGTCCTGCCCGCCGGGCTCGGCGCCTCCGCCGCCCCCGCCGCGGACAGGGCGGCGCCCGCCAGGCGGCGCGGAGCCAAGAAGGGCGGCGCCGCGCAGGCGTCCGGTGACTCCCTGGTCAGCCCGATGCAGGGCACCATCGTCAAACTCCTCGTCGAGGAGGGCGCGACCGTGGCGGCCGGCGACACCATCGTGGTCCTGGAGGCCATGAAGATGGAGCAGCCGCTCACCGCGCACAAGGCGGGGACGCTCACCGGGCTGTCCGCCGAGGTGGGCCAGACCGTCTCCGCGGGCGCGGTGATCTGCGAGATCAAGGACTCCTGA